The Candidatus Dadabacteria bacterium genome has a segment encoding these proteins:
- a CDS encoding ankyrin repeat domain-containing protein, producing the protein MNNYGWTDLMWAAADGDTEGIRWTLLNMGEYVEARSDVYGFTALMVAARFGRPEAIHTLLNAGANIEARDNDGYQRTSLMWAAYGGDTEAIQTLLNAGANIEARDNKDRFTPLMIAAYEGHIEAIQTLLNAGANIEARDKDHFTPLMIAAYEGHTATIKVLLKAGANTEARSKGGNKTALMWAADNGHTGAVQTLLKAEADINATDKDGKTVLERVECKGDTEVVRALLYAEAVINARDKDYKTALMFAARFGRTEAIQALLKVGADIETKDNNGKTALMWAADNRHTKAIQALLKAGADIETRNEDGKTALMIAVCSGQSEAIQALLNVGADIELKDKDGWTNLMWAAYWGHAKAIQVLLNAGANIEARDKGGKTALMWAADNRHTRTIQVLLKAGADIETKDNNGWTALMWAAHRGHTKAIQALLKAGADIETRNEDGDTAFGVWRKLWDSWWKSGDMHKEETQTISELLRPR; encoded by the coding sequence TATGGGTGAGTATGTAGAAGCAAGAAGTGATGTATACGGCTTTACTGCTCTGATGGTGGCGGCGCGTTTCGGACGACCCGAAGCAATTCATACATTGCTGAATGCAGGGGCGAACATAGAAGCAAGAGACAATGACGGCTACCAGAGGACATCTTTGATGTGGGCGGCGTATGGGGGAGACACTGAAGCAATACAGACTTTGCTGAATGCAGGGGCAAATATAGAAGCAAGAGATAACAAAGACCGCTTTACGCCTCTGATGATTGCAGCGTATGAGGGGCACATTGAAGCAATACAGACTTTGCTGAATGCGGGGGCAAATATAGAAGCAAGAGATAAAGACCACTTTACGCCTCTGATGATTGCAGCGTATGAGGGGCATACCGCAACAATAAAAGTATTGCTGAAAGCAGGAGCAAATACAGAAGCAAGAAGTAAAGGTGGTAATAAGACGGCTCTTATGTGGGCGGCGGATAATGGACACACCGGAGCAGTCCAGACATTGCTGAAGGCGGAAGCAGATATAAACGCAACAGATAAAGATGGCAAGACAGTTTTGGAGAGGGTGGAATGTAAGGGAGACACCGAAGTGGTCCGAGCATTGCTGTATGCGGAAGCAGTTATAAACGCAAGAGATAAAGACTACAAGACGGCCCTTATGTTCGCTGCGCGTTTCGGAAGAACCGAAGCAATTCAAGCATTGCTGAAAGTAGGAGCGGATATAGAAACAAAAGATAATAATGGCAAGACGGCTCTGATGTGGGCGGCGGATAACAGACACACTAAAGCAATTCAGGCATTGCTGAAAGCGGGAGCGGATATAGAAACAAGAAATGAAGATGGCAAGACGGCTCTGATGATTGCGGTGTGTTCCGGACAAAGTGAAGCAATTCAGGCGTTATTGAATGTAGGAGCAGATATAGAGTTAAAAGATAAAGACGGCTGGACAAACCTGATGTGGGCGGCATATTGGGGACACGCCAAAGCAATACAAGTATTGCTGAATGCGGGGGCGAATATAGAAGCAAGAGATAAAGGCGGTAAAACGGCCCTGATGTGGGCGGCGGATAACAGGCACACTAGAACAATACAGGTATTGCTGAAAGCGGGAGCGGATATAGAAACAAAGGATAATAACGGCTGGACGGCTCTGATGTGGGCGGCGCATAGGGGACACACTAAAGCAATTCAGGCATTGCTGAAAGCGGGGGCAGATATAGAAACAAGAAATGAAGATGGCGACACTGCCTTTGGTGTATGGCGTAAGTTGTGGGATTCATGGTGGAAATCGGGAGATATGCACAAAGAAGAAACCCAAACAATTTCAGAACTTCTCCGCCCAAGATGA
- the mqnC gene encoding dehypoxanthine futalosine cyclase, with translation MTDDICQKAAGGGRITPQDALALLSLAPLAQLGALASLCRQRNNPGKTVTFVRDTNPNYTNVCDTECLFCAFWRPPSASDAYTLAADKLIEIMRTSMHNGATTVLLQGGHNPEIGLDYYTEVVERATREIPEIHLHAFSAPEVAAIAKYEGISSSEVLQKLWNAGLRTIPGGGAEILSNRVRKKISPLKIDADRWIEITREAHEIGFKTTATMMFGHVEEDEDIVEHLERIRNLQDETGGFLAFIPWIFKPSNTFLERKVPSEAGGERYLRVLAVCRIFLDNFKFIQGSWFTQGFKIGSASMRFGADDLGGTLYEENVLRCAENRTKASADEIAGMIKSAGFEPAQRNTFYEIIRRF, from the coding sequence ATGACGGACGATATATGCCAAAAGGCGGCGGGCGGCGGGCGGATAACCCCGCAAGACGCCCTTGCCCTTCTCTCTCTCGCCCCCCTCGCCCAACTGGGAGCGCTCGCGTCTCTTTGCAGACAGAGAAACAACCCCGGAAAAACCGTAACCTTCGTGCGCGACACAAACCCCAACTACACAAACGTGTGCGACACAGAATGCCTTTTCTGCGCGTTCTGGAGGCCCCCCTCCGCATCAGACGCCTACACCCTTGCCGCAGACAAACTGATTGAAATAATGCGAACCTCAATGCACAACGGCGCGACCACCGTTCTGCTTCAGGGAGGACACAACCCGGAGATCGGGCTTGACTACTACACCGAAGTTGTGGAGCGGGCAACCCGCGAGATTCCGGAAATCCACCTTCACGCATTTTCCGCTCCGGAAGTGGCGGCAATTGCAAAATACGAGGGCATAAGTTCAAGCGAAGTTCTGCAAAAACTGTGGAACGCCGGGCTCAGAACAATCCCCGGCGGCGGGGCGGAAATCCTTTCAAACCGCGTCAGAAAAAAAATCAGCCCGTTGAAAATAGACGCCGACAGGTGGATTGAAATCACGCGGGAGGCGCATGAAATCGGCTTCAAAACAACGGCGACCATGATGTTCGGCCACGTTGAAGAGGATGAGGACATTGTGGAGCATCTTGAGAGAATAAGAAATTTGCAGGATGAAACGGGCGGATTTCTCGCCTTTATCCCGTGGATATTCAAACCGTCAAACACATTTCTTGAGCGGAAAGTTCCCTCCGAGGCGGGCGGAGAACGTTACCTCCGCGTGCTGGCGGTGTGCCGCATATTTCTTGACAACTTCAAATTCATTCAAGGGTCCTGGTTCACTCAGGGATTCAAGATCGGCTCGGCGTCAATGCGCTTCGGGGCGGACGACCTGGGCGGCACTTTGTATGAGGAAAACGTGCTCCGGTGCGCGGAAAACAGAACGAAGGCAAGCGCGGACGAAATTGCCGGAATGATAAAAAGCGCCGGTTTTGAGCCCGCGCAGAGAAACACCTTTTACGAAATCATACGCAGGTTCTGA